The following are encoded together in the Daucus carota subsp. sativus chromosome 5, DH1 v3.0, whole genome shotgun sequence genome:
- the LOC135152789 gene encoding protein FAR1-RELATED SEQUENCE 5-like codes for MGNVAPQTIITDQDIAIGNAIAEVLPNTKFGEKLSHLYANHEYFKEDFNSCIYKSLTVAQFKDWWEELVEKYDLMNHSWLQDMFSVRHKWVSVYTKLHFTTGMTTSSKSESMNSFFDEFVNASTGLKEFIENSSKALEKQYLRKREADYQTKNKERSKITSSSGESHAASTYTKEMFRHFQHELKESGAYVVIWKESNAIYKHYEAYKTTVQEEYRKYYVLIVTENGTITFVCRKFESNERVGALQHKRPKIGNFLQSQHARYNTLCKAFQDLAARGSCPIARYNYLMSVIEKESNFIESFSNESGKKRACEEEDDAHEVGDDDDDENFNDLRNPILSQTKGHKKNG; via the exons ATGGGGAACGTGGCTCCACAAACTATAATCACCGATCAAGACATTGCTATCGGAAACGCCATTGCCGAAGTTTTGCCTAACACAAAATTTGGTGAAAAATTGTCGCATTTATATGCAAATCATGAATACTTCAAAGAAGATTTCAACTCTTGCATCTACAAGTCACTAACGGTTGCACAATTCAAAGATTGGTGGGAGGAATTAGTTGAAAAATACGATTTGATGAACCATTCTTGGTTACAAGATATGTTCTCCGTTCGACACAAGTGGGTCAGTGTCTACACTAAACTTCACTTCACAACCGGGATGACCACTAGCTCCAAAAGTGAGTCAATGAATTCTTTCTTCGATGAATTTGTCAATGCTAGTACCGGTTTGAAAGAGTTTATAGAGAATTCAAGTAAAGCGTTGGAGAAACAATATTTACGTAAAAGAGAGGCTGATTATCAAACAAAGAACAAGGAAAGGTCCAAAATAACATCATCATCTGGGGAGAGTCATGCGGCATCTACTTACACGAAAGAAATGTTTAGACATTTTCAACACGAACTCAAAGAAAGTGGAGCTTATGTCGTGATATGGAAAGAGAGCAATGCAATTTACAAGCATTACGAGGCATACAAAACAACGGTCCAAGAGGAGTATAGAAAATACTATGTTTTGATCGTCACCGAGAATGGCACCATAACTTTTGTTTGTCGAAAATTTGAAA GCAATGAAAGAGTGGGAGCCTTACAACACAAACGTCCTAAGATTGGTAATTTTCTTCAGTCACAACACGCCCGATACAATACTTTATGCAAAGCATTCCAAGATTTAGCAGCTCGCGGAAGTTGTCCAATAGCGAGATACAATTATCTCATGAGTGTGATTGAAAAAGAATCGAATTTTATTGAAAGTTTTTCGAATGAGAGTGGGAAAAAACGTGCGTGTGAGGAAGAAGATGATGCACATGAGGTCggggatgatgatgatgacgaaaATTTTAATGATTTGAGAAATCCTATATTATCTCAAACCAAAGGACATAAAAAAAATGGGTGA